The Streptomyces sp. 11x1 genomic sequence GAGCCGGGCGAGGGCGGGGAGCGTGGTCCTGGCGGGGACCCGGGGCCGTCGCGGGAGGGCGGGAACACGGGGGGTGACATGCGTGACATGCGTGACGTCCGGTTGCCCCAGGAGCTGCGGGCGCTCGGGCGGGCGCTGGACCGGCCCGGGAGCGACGGCGACGAGACCATGGTCGAGCGGGTTCTCCAGCAGATACTGGCCGAGCGGGTGCCGACGCCGGTGGCCGAGCCGCCGGGGGCCGGGGAGCGGCTGCGGGCGGTGCGCCGGTGGGCACGGACGCGGTGGCGCGCGCTGATCGCCGCACTGTGCGGGCTGCTCACGGCCCTCGTCCTCACCCCTCCGGTGCGGGCGGCGGTGGCCGACTGGTTCTCCTTCGGCGGGGTCGAGGTGCGGTACGACCCGTCGGCGACGCCTTCGCCGGGCGCGCGGGTGCCCGGCTGCCCGGAGCCGGTCCCACTGGCCGAGGCCGGGCGGCGGGCGGGGTTCGCTCCGCTCGTACCGAAGGCGCTGGGCCCTCCGGACGCGGTGTCCGTGACGCGCGCGCCGAAGGACCGCTTCGTGATCACCCTCTGCTGGGGCGAGCGGGGAGGGACCGTCCGGCTCGACGAGTACGCGGCCCGGCTGGCCCCCGAGTACGGCAAGACCGTGGTGGGCGAGCAGGCCGTCGAGTGGGTCGGGCTGAAGGAGGGCGCGCACGACGCGCTGTGGTTCCCCGAGCCGCACCTGCTGCGCTTCTGGATGACCTCCGAGGACGGCTCCCGCCTCACCCGCTCGGAGCGCACGGCGGGGCCCACCCTTCTGTGGGTCCACGACGAGGCCTTCACGCTGCGGCTGGAGGGCGTGGAGTCGAAGGCACGGGCGCGGGAGATCGCGGAGTCGTTGGACTGATCGGTCCGGTTCGGGTGGGAACCCCGGCGGTCCGAGCGGTGTACCAGGAATGACACCGCGAGTGCGGGAGGACCGCACCGGGATCGATCGGGGGGTGTCGGATGTGTGGACTGCGACAACTGACGGCGACGGTGGGCGGGGTGCTGACCGCGTTCGCCCTGGTGCTGCTGGGGGCTCAGCCCTCAGTGGCGGGCGGACCGACCAGTGTGCTGCTGGTCTCCCCGACCAGTCAGCGGACGGCTTCGCTGTACGGCACACAGGAGGAGTACGGCAACCTGGAGAAGCTCCTCGCCCGCGCGGGCGGCGAGCTCGACCAGGGTCGGGAGGAGGCCCCGCGGTGGGGGCGGGAGGACATATGGGGAGAGCGGATCAGTGACATGGTCAGCGTGACGTGGATGATCCACGACGTGACGCCGTGGCGGCTGGACCGGGTCTACACGGCCGCGCCGGACACCAAGGACATCTGGATCCACACGACGCTCGTCGTCGGCGAGGAGGATCCGGGTGCTGCGGGCGCCGGCGTCTGGCACCGGGCGAAGCAGCCGGACCAGCTGCGGAAGCTGCTCAACGGCCTGGGAATCCTGGGCGCGGCCCAGGGTGATCCGGCCCCTGGGGACCCGGTGCGGGACGAGCCGCTTTCCGGCGAGGCGGCGGGAGGAACCGCGGCCGACTCCGCCGGGACGACCGCCGACACGAGGGCCGCAGCCACCGCGCCCGGTCTGGCCGACCACGCCCACTGGGCGATACCCGCCCTGGCGCTGGGCCTGCTCGTCGGCTCCGGCGGTGCCACGCTCCTGCTGCGCCGCGCGGCGGCCCGGAACGGGTCCGGGCCGCTGCGGGAGCCCCGTCAGGAGCTGCTGGACGCCTGAGGGCGGCGGTCGGCAGACGGTCGGCGGCGGCCAGAAGGTCGGCCGGTTCAGCCGAGGTCGATCTCCGGGTACAGCGGGAAGCCGGCGACGAGGTCGGTGGCACGACGGGAGATCTCGTCGGCGACCTTCGCGTCGAGGACGTGCTGGGCCTTGGAAGGGGCGCCGGACTTGGTGGTGCCGGGCTCGGTGGTGGTGAGGACGCGGTCGATGAGGCCGGCGACCTCGTCCATCTCGGCCGTGCCCAGCCCCCGCGTGGTCAGCGCGGGCGTGCCGATGCGGATGCCGGAGGTGTACCAGGCGCCGTTCGGGTCGGCCGGGATGGCGTTGCGGTTGGTGACGATGCCGGAGTCGAGCAGCGCGGCCTCGGCCTGACGGCCGGTGAGACCGTAGGAGGTGGCGACGTCGATCAGGTTGAGGTGGTTGTCGGTGCCGCCGGTCACGAGGGTGGCGCCCCGGCGCATCAGGCCTTCCGCCAGCGCACGGGAGTTGTCGACGATGCGCTGGGCGTAGTCCTGGAAGGCGGGCTGACGGGCCTCGGCGAGGGCGACTGCCTTGGCGGCCATGACGTGCGGGAGCGGACCGCCGAGGACCATCGGGCAGCCCCGGTCGACCTGGTCCTTGAGGGAGTCGTCGCACAGGACCATGCCGCCGCGCGGGCCGCGCAGCGACTTGTGGGTGGTCGTGGTGACGATCTGGGCGTGCGGTACGGGATCGAAATCGCCGGTGAGGACCTTGCCGGCGACGAGGCCCGCGAAGTGCGCCATGTCCACCATGAGCGTGGCGCCGACCTCGTCGGCGATCTCGCGCATGATCCGGAAGTTCACGAGACGGGGGTAGGCGGAGTAACCGGCGACGATGATCAGCGGCTTGAAGTCGCGGGCGGAGGTGCGCAGGGCCTCGTAGTCGATGAGGCCGGTGGCGGGGTCGGTGCCGTAGGAGCGCTGGTCGAACATCTTGCCGGAGATGTTCGGGCGGAAGCCGTGGGTGAGGTGGCCGCCGGCGTCCAGGGACATGCCGAGCATGCGCTGGTTGCCGAAGGCCTGGCGCAGTTCGGCCCAGTCGGCGTCGGAGAGGTCGTTGACCTGGCGGGCGCCGGCCTTCTCCAGGAAGGGGACCTCGATCCGGTCGGCGAGGACGGACCAGAAGGCGACCAGGTTGGCGTCGATGCCGGAGTGCGGCTGGACGTAGGCGTGGCGGGCGCCGAAGAGTTCCCTGGCGTGCTCGGCGGCGAGGGACTCGACGGTGTCGACGTTGCGACAGCCGGCGTAGAAGCGGCGGCCGACGGTGCCCTCGGCGTACTTGTCGCTGAACCAGTTGCCCATGGCCAGGAGGGTGGCCGGGGAGGCGTAGTTCTCGGAGGCGATCAGCTTGAGCATCTCGCGCTGGTCGGTGACCTCCTGGCCGATGGCGTCGGCCACCCGCGGCTCGACGGCGCGGATCACGTCGAGGGCGGCACGGAAGGCGGTGGACTCGTGGGAGAGGGGCTCGGCTGACATGGGGACCTCCGGACGTTGCGTTCAGCGTTCACGGTACGGCCCAGGCGCACGGCACTCATCTTCCCCGGGCCGCTCCCCGATGGTCCGTCCCATCCCAGCGCGCCAGTCACGGCCCACCACTCACCCTATCGGGCGGGCCGGAGCGGCGGGCCGGGACGTCCACCATTCGAACGACGGGAGGAGTCGGGAGAAGTCGGGAGGAGGGGCCGTCGGTCAGAGGATGACGTGGGGGAGGAAGCGGGCGTACTCGTCCGTGACCAGGCCCGACGACTCGCGGATGCCGAGGCCCGCGGACTCGTTCTCGACGACCCAGGCGCCGAGGACGACGTGGTTGTCGTCGAAGGCGGGCAGGGCTGCCAACTCCTGGTAGC encodes the following:
- a CDS encoding glycine hydroxymethyltransferase: MSAEPLSHESTAFRAALDVIRAVEPRVADAIGQEVTDQREMLKLIASENYASPATLLAMGNWFSDKYAEGTVGRRFYAGCRNVDTVESLAAEHARELFGARHAYVQPHSGIDANLVAFWSVLADRIEVPFLEKAGARQVNDLSDADWAELRQAFGNQRMLGMSLDAGGHLTHGFRPNISGKMFDQRSYGTDPATGLIDYEALRTSARDFKPLIIVAGYSAYPRLVNFRIMREIADEVGATLMVDMAHFAGLVAGKVLTGDFDPVPHAQIVTTTTHKSLRGPRGGMVLCDDSLKDQVDRGCPMVLGGPLPHVMAAKAVALAEARQPAFQDYAQRIVDNSRALAEGLMRRGATLVTGGTDNHLNLIDVATSYGLTGRQAEAALLDSGIVTNRNAIPADPNGAWYTSGIRIGTPALTTRGLGTAEMDEVAGLIDRVLTTTEPGTTKSGAPSKAQHVLDAKVADEISRRATDLVAGFPLYPEIDLG